One region of Cyanobium sp. M30B3 genomic DNA includes:
- a CDS encoding FtsQ-type POTRA domain-containing protein — MSQARPLSPGAERRRQLRQQQRQERLRNAWRVLVFLGVAGGLGYGLLRLGWTLSGPEQVEVIGSRQVTTTEVISAAGIRFPQPLLTLDPRRIGTGLAGTLPVEEVRVSRLMAPPRLRVVVVDRQPVARAERQGPDGLERGYVDRLGNWMTARQGQGLRTETSDRLLVKGWLPRYRQALTDVLRQRDGLVDDMRTLRFDAAGSIWVDSASLGAVRLGPGDGQLPQRLRVLEHLVATLPAQLKGKRLQSIDLTDPNQPELALVPGAAPARPAPTNP, encoded by the coding sequence GTGAGCCAGGCCCGTCCCCTCTCGCCCGGCGCCGAGCGCCGCCGGCAGCTGCGCCAGCAGCAGCGCCAGGAACGCCTGCGCAATGCCTGGCGGGTGCTGGTGTTCCTGGGTGTGGCCGGCGGCCTGGGCTACGGCCTGCTGAGGCTGGGCTGGACCCTCAGCGGACCGGAGCAGGTGGAGGTGATCGGCAGCCGTCAGGTGACCACCACGGAAGTGATCAGCGCCGCCGGCATCCGCTTTCCCCAGCCCCTGCTCACCCTCGACCCCCGCCGCATCGGCACCGGACTGGCCGGCACGCTGCCGGTGGAGGAGGTGCGGGTGAGCCGCCTGATGGCCCCTCCCCGCCTGCGGGTGGTTGTGGTGGATCGCCAACCGGTGGCCAGGGCCGAGCGCCAGGGCCCCGACGGCCTGGAGCGGGGCTATGTGGACCGACTGGGCAACTGGATGACCGCCCGCCAGGGTCAGGGCCTGCGCACCGAGACCAGCGACAGGCTGCTGGTGAAGGGCTGGCTTCCCAGATACCGCCAGGCCCTCACGGACGTGCTGCGGCAGCGCGACGGGCTGGTCGACGACATGCGCACCCTGCGTTTTGATGCGGCCGGCAGCATCTGGGTGGACAGCGCCAGCCTCGGAGCGGTGCGGCTGGGCCCGGGGGATGGGCAGCTGCCGCAACGGCTTCGGGTGCTGGAGCACCTGGTGGCCACCCTGCCCGCCCAGCTCAAGGGCAAGCGGCTGCAGAGCATCGACCTCACCGATCCCAACCAACCCGAGCTGGCCCTGGTGCCCGGTGCGGCTCCCGCCAGGCCGGCGCCCACCAATCCCTGA
- the ftsZ gene encoding cell division protein FtsZ, whose product MSQSPSSGIVPSQSARIEVIGVGGGGSNAVNRMIASDLQGVGYRVLNTDAQALLQSAAQNRTQLGQKLTRGLGAGGNPVIGQKAAEESRNELQESLQGADLVFIAAGMGGGTGTGAAPILAEVAKEVGALTVGIVTKPFGFEGRKRLRQAEEGIARLAEHVDTLIVIPNDRLRDAIAGAPLNEAFRAADDVLRMGVKGITDIITRPGLVNVDFADVRSVMADAGTALLGIGVGSGRSRATEAAQAAMSSPLLESARIDGAKGVVINISGGKDMTLEDMTTASEAIYDVVDPDANIIVGAVVDERLEGEIHVTVIATGFESGAAYRQERPAVGFASGSAFNPEPPPSPTSTNASADDRGAKIPPFLLNRHSRSEES is encoded by the coding sequence ATGAGCCAGAGCCCCAGCAGCGGCATCGTCCCCAGCCAGTCAGCCCGGATTGAAGTGATCGGCGTTGGCGGTGGCGGCAGCAATGCCGTCAACCGGATGATTGCCTCCGACCTGCAGGGGGTGGGCTACCGGGTGCTGAACACCGACGCCCAGGCCCTGCTGCAGTCGGCCGCCCAGAACCGCACCCAGCTCGGCCAGAAGCTCACCCGTGGCCTGGGGGCCGGCGGCAATCCGGTGATCGGCCAGAAGGCGGCTGAAGAATCCCGCAACGAGCTGCAGGAATCCCTGCAGGGGGCCGACCTGGTGTTCATCGCCGCCGGCATGGGCGGCGGCACCGGCACCGGCGCGGCGCCGATCCTGGCCGAGGTGGCCAAGGAAGTGGGTGCCCTCACGGTCGGCATCGTCACCAAGCCGTTCGGCTTCGAGGGCCGCAAGCGCCTGCGCCAGGCCGAGGAGGGCATCGCCCGCCTGGCCGAACATGTGGACACGTTGATCGTGATTCCCAACGACCGGCTGCGCGACGCCATCGCCGGAGCTCCCCTGAACGAGGCCTTCCGCGCCGCCGACGACGTGCTGCGCATGGGCGTGAAGGGCATCACCGACATCATCACCCGCCCCGGCCTGGTGAACGTGGACTTCGCCGATGTGCGCTCGGTGATGGCCGATGCCGGCACGGCCCTGCTGGGCATCGGTGTGGGATCCGGCCGCAGCCGGGCCACCGAGGCCGCCCAGGCGGCGATGTCCAGCCCGCTGCTGGAGTCGGCCCGCATCGACGGGGCCAAGGGCGTGGTGATCAACATCAGCGGCGGCAAGGACATGACCCTGGAGGACATGACCACCGCCTCCGAGGCCATCTATGACGTGGTCGACCCCGACGCCAACATCATCGTGGGCGCGGTGGTGGACGAGCGCCTGGAGGGCGAGATCCACGTGACCGTGATCGCCACAGGTTTCGAGAGCGGCGCCGCCTACCGCCAGGAGCGTCCTGCCGTGGGCTTCGCCTCCGGTTCAGCCTTCAATCCCGAGCCTCCGCCGTCTCCCACCAGCACCAACGCCAGCGCTGACGACCGCGGTGCCAAGATCCCGCCCTTCCTGCTCAACCGCCACTCCCGCAGCGAGGAGAGCTGA
- the panB gene encoding 3-methyl-2-oxobutanoate hydroxymethyltransferase: MRPADLARRKRAGLPITVLTAWDALSGAVVAEAGADAVLVGDSLAMVVLGHPTTLPVTLEEMLHHCRATARGLASVCALGQEPLLIVDLPFLSYQCSADAAVAAAGRALKESPAAAVKLEGAEPETLTVIDRLVRSGIPVMGHIGLTPQAVHQLGYRRQGNDAASRQRLERDALALQAAGCFALVLEHVPDGLAASITAQLAIPVIGIGAGAGCDGQVRVTADLLGLTPRQPPFSPPLLQGRQLAVEALRRWIAQQHPAASPTTPGAGPAPHC, from the coding sequence CTGCGTCCCGCCGATCTGGCCCGCCGCAAGCGGGCCGGGCTGCCGATCACGGTGCTCACCGCCTGGGACGCCCTTTCCGGCGCCGTGGTGGCCGAGGCGGGAGCGGATGCGGTGCTGGTGGGCGACTCCCTGGCCATGGTGGTGCTCGGCCACCCCACCACCCTGCCGGTGACCCTGGAGGAGATGCTCCACCACTGCCGGGCCACCGCCCGGGGGCTGGCCAGCGTCTGCGCCCTGGGCCAGGAACCGCTGCTGATCGTGGATCTGCCCTTCCTCAGCTACCAGTGCAGCGCGGATGCCGCCGTGGCCGCCGCCGGCCGGGCGCTCAAGGAGAGTCCGGCCGCCGCCGTGAAGCTGGAGGGGGCCGAACCGGAAACCCTCACGGTGATCGACCGGCTGGTGCGCAGCGGCATCCCGGTGATGGGCCACATCGGCCTCACCCCCCAGGCGGTGCACCAGCTGGGCTACCGCCGCCAGGGCAACGACGCCGCCAGCCGCCAGCGGCTGGAGCGGGATGCCCTGGCCCTGCAGGCGGCGGGCTGCTTTGCCCTGGTGCTGGAGCACGTGCCGGACGGGCTGGCCGCCTCCATCACCGCCCAGCTGGCCATTCCCGTGATCGGCATCGGCGCCGGCGCGGGCTGCGACGGCCAGGTGCGGGTCACCGCCGATCTGCTCGGCCTCACCCCCCGCCAGCCGCCCTTCAGCCCGCCGCTGCTGCAGGGACGCCAGCTGGCGGTGGAGGCGCTGCGCCGCTGGATTGCCCAGCAGCACCCTGCCGCGTCTCCCACCACTCCAGGAGCTGGGCCAGCACCCCATTGCTGA